GAATCCCAGGAAGCGAGCCTTACCGGGGAATCCACAAATGTCCATAAAGTGACGGATGCCATTGACAAGGACTGTGAAATTGCAGACCAGCACAACATGGTGTTCTCTGGCACAGTCATAGTCAGGGGGACCGGAAAAGCAGTGGTTGTTGCAACTGGAATGCATACCCAGATTGGCAAGATTGCCAAATTGCTTGAAGAAAGCCAGGAAGAGCTGACCCCCCTCCAGGTCAAGCTCAAAAACCTTGGCAAATGGCTTGGCATTGCCACGATTGCCATCACGATAATTGTGTTTATAACAGGAATTCTGAGGGGGAAAGACTTTGCAGAAATGCTTCTGACATCGATAAGCCTTGCCGTGGCGGCCATCCCAGAGGGCCTGCCCGCAGTAGTGACAATCTCCCTTGCATTGGGAGTGCAGCGCATGATAAAGCGGCATTCCCTTATCAGAAAGCTGCCAAGCGTCGAAACATTGGGCTCCACAATGGTGATATGCACGGACAAAACAGGCACGCTCACCCATAACCAGATGACAGTGAGAAAGCTTTTTGTCAATGGAAAAGTTGTGGATGTCAGCGGCGAAGGCTACTCTGCCAAGGGGCAGTTTTCACAGAATCCCAGGGATTTCGAGCTGCTCCTGAGAATTGGCGCTGTTTGCAATGACGCGACATTGAATGGGGAGGAAGTGATGGGCGACCCCACTGAGGGCGCCTTGATAATAAGCGCAGCGAAGGCCGGCCTGAAGCACGAAGCCCTTCTGGCTTCAATGCCCAGGATTGAGGCAATTCCCTTTGATTCCGGAAGAAAGATGATGAGCACTGTCAATATGGCCGGCAGGAAGAGATTCATGTTTGTCAAGGGCGCGCCGGACATAATGGCAGACATTTGCGACAGGATTATTATTGACGGTAAAATAAAGAGATTTGACAGCAGGGCCAAAAAGCAGGTCCTGGCGGAGAATGAGGAATTCGCCAAAAATGCGCTGAGGGTCCTTGGATTTGCGTACAAGGAACTGCCAGGCAAGGCCAAGATAACTGAAAAGGACGAAAACAGGCTGATTTTTGTTGGACTGCAGGCAATGATTGACCCGCCGAGGGAGGAAGTCAAGGAGGCAATTGCCCGGTGCAAAACAGCAGGTATAAGGGTTGTCATGATAACGGGCGACCATAAGACTACAGCCCAGGCAATCGCAGCAGAGCTGGGCATCATTGGAAAAAGCGTTGAGGGAAAAGAGCTTGACAGGATTGATCTTGATTCAGCAGTAGAGCAGATTTCTATTTATGCGAGGGTCAATCCTGAGCACAAAATGAGGATTGTCGAAGCCTGGAAGCGCAGGGGTTTCATTGTGGCAGTCGGAGGGGATGGGGTCAATGATGCGCCCGCGCTAAAAAAAGCTGACATTGGCGTTGCAATGGGCATCACAGGTACGGATGTTGCCAAGGAAGCAAGTGACATGATTCTGACAGATGATAATTTTGCCTCAATTGTCAATGCTGTGGAAGAAGGAAGGGGGATTTATGATAATATCAAGAAATTTGTCAATTTCCTTCTTGCCTGCAACATTGGCGAGGTATTGATTATATTCATAGCGGGTTTTCTTTTTGACAGCCTTCCATTGGCTGCAATCCAGCTGCTTTGGCTCAATCTGATTACAGATGGCCTGCCTGCCCTTGCCTTGGGAGTTGACCCCGCGGCCAGGAATATAATGCTTAGGAAGCCGCGCCATAAAAGTGAGGAAATACTCTCAAGGAATGTGCTGGTCAACATTGCCGGCACGAGCATCATTATTGCGGCAGTTGTCCTGTTCCTTTACTGGCTAAACCTTGATTTAGGCGTGGATGAGGCCAGGACAGTTGCCTTTACTGCCACAGTTGTTGTTGAAATGGCGATTGTGCTGATGATACGCAGCGTTTATGACACCAAGTTCTTTTCAAATAAATTTGTCTGGTTCGCCATTGCGAGCAGCATTGCCCTGCAGGTCCTGGTTGTGTATTACCGGCCGCTGAATTCCATTTTCAAGACAGTGCCCTTGAATTTTATTGAATGGGTTGAGATCGTATTTGTGTCGCTCATAGCTTTTGGGTTCGGGCTTGTTGTCAGCAGGACAATCAGGAAAATGACCCATGAAGAGTTCTGAGTGTTTTGGCTTTTTCTTTAACGCGCCATATATGAAAATAATGATGAAAAAAGGCAATTCGCCAATATGAAGCATATATGAAATAGAAAGATTTATATACTAGATACTATAATAATATACATATTTGTATACTAATTTCCTTTTTAATAGCGTCACCCAAAGAACCACCCTATCGTTGGGGAGGTATGTGCAGGAAGTTGTTAGAATGAAAGCCGCGAGAAAAAAAGGCTTTCGCACACCCATGAATAACAAAGCCCAGAGAGGCAGCCATCTTGTTTGCCCCGGTATGCCAGGAGGCGAGTAGGATGCAGCTGCTGATTAGTGATATTGCCGTAATTATAATAGCCGCGGCTTTATTCGGATTCCTGTTCCGCCTGTTCAGGCAGCCAATTATAATAGCCTACATTGTTGCAGGATTCATAATCGGGCCATTCGGCCTGAATTATATCGGCAATGAAAACACAATACTCGCCATCTCAGAGCTCGGCATCACTTTCCTTCTGTTTCTTGTAGGCATTGAACTGAACATAAACCACATTAGGGAAGTTGGAAAAGTTGTGCTGTTCGGCGGCATGATGCAGGTTGCATTGACTGCATTTTTCGGTGGAATCCTGAGCTTTTTTATTGGTTTCAGCCCAATAGAATCCTTTTACCTTGGCCTGGTGCTGGCCTTCAGCAGCACGCTTGTTGTAATCAAGCACCTGTCAGACAACAAGGAAATCAGCACCATACACGGCCGGATCATGATTGGGATACTTGTCCTGCAGGATATTGTCGCTATAATGATTGTGACAATGCTCCCATCCCTGACTGACTTATCATTTGGGTCAGTAGGAAAAAGCGTGCTGAGCGGCCTCTCCTTGCTTGTGCTTGCTTATGTCACAAACAGGATAATGCTCAGGAAGATATTTGATTTTGCAGCAAAGACCCCTGAACTGCTCTTCCTTGCAAGCCTTGCTGTCTGCTTTATCTTTTCCTATCTGGCAACTATAATGGGCCTTTCTGCATCGATAGGGGCATTCCTGGCGGGAGTCATTATTGCCAACCTCCCCTACTCGACAAACATTGTCGGCAAGATAAAGCCCCTTACAACTTTTTTCAGCGCATTGTTTTTTGTTGGCCTGGGAATGCAGATTGTGCCAGGTTCAATCCCAAACATCATATTCCCGCTGGCAATCCTTGTAGGCATGGCTCTTTTCCTTAAGCCATTGCTTATGTTCCCGATAGTCTATTATTTTGGATACGACAGGAAGACAGCCTTCCTTATCTCGGCGACAATGGCGCAAGTCAGTGAGTTTTCACTGATTGTTGTTGCGCAGGGAGTGATTTTGGCGCATCTGACGCCTGACATATTGTCCCTTGTAATTTTCCTCACTGCCATAACAATGGGCCTGTCCAGCTACCTGTCAAATAACGGCCTTGATTTGTTCCACAAATATTCGCACAACCTGGATTTTATTGACAGGATTTTCCAGCGGAGAAAGAGCTTTGCGCAGGAAAGCATGGATGCTGTGCAGGAAGCCCAGGTCATAATTAATGGCTATGAAAACATGTCTGGTAGCATCCTGGAAAGCTTCATGAATAAAGGGAAAAAGGTGCTGATAGTGGACAATGACCCGCAAATAATAAGGCAGTTAAGGGACCTGAAAGTGAACTGCATGTATGGAGACCTTGCCCAGAGCGATGTGCTGGAAAATATAGACCTGTCAAAAGTTGAGGTTGTCATGTCAACTGTGCCGGCTTATGCGGACAGCCTGATTATTGTGCAGAAATTCAGGCAGGTTGGCAGGAAATCCGTATTGATCATGACGGCCAACAAGGTCAGCGAGTCATTTGCCCTGTATAACGCTGGCGCTGATTATGTTGTTATCCCCCATATTGAGGGAGAAAAGCAAATGGCCTACCTCCTGGAAGACTTTAATACTGATGTTTCCAAGGTCTTGTCAAAAAAGCTTGAGCATATTGCACAGCTGAAAAAAAGGCAGATACTCAAAGAGCAGTTCAATGGCGGCCATGAGAATTTCATGCAGGACATAGATGCAATGGTCAAGAACATTGCTGACATAATTATTGAGAGCAGGAACAAGTTGAAAAGGCCGGAGCATGGCAAAGTCAATGCTTCTGTTGCCGCCAAAAAGAAGGCTCTGCACATGACAAAGGCAGCCATGGATGCCCAGCAGCCATTGCAAAATGAAGATGCTGTTGCAGGGAAGGAAAAAGAGAAGGCAGGGGCAGAAGTATGAGAGTATTTTTCAGAAACGTTTTTAAAGCATGGGCATCGACAAAATAGACAGGTTGTCATTCAATAACCCGGGCCCGTGGTCTAGTGGTCATGACGTCTCGTTGACGTGATTCCACTTAATCTCAAAATCGAGAAGGTCCCCAGTTCGAATCTGGGCGGGCCCATTCATATTTCTTTAAATATCCTGCAAGATATATCACAACCAAAGAAAATTTTATATAATCAACAAGAATAGATCCATCAGGCGTGCTTCATGGTGGCATGCCTAAAAGAGGCAAGCATGGAACAGCAAGGGAACCAGCAGTCTTATTCGCAGCCTTATCCGATCTATACCCTGAGGCCGAGCGTCATGGGCGTAATGCTCCCAAAATTCATTCTTATGCTCTTATTGGGCGGATTGTTGTATTATGGGGGCTACCTCAACCTCAAATTCCTCAACATCAGGCTGACAACATTGTTCAAGCTGAGCATAATAGTCTGCACTTTCCTGGTTGTCGCATTCGCCCTTCTGATGGAATACAAAAAAGCGATACGGATTGACTTTTACTTTTACAGCGACCGGCTCTATGCAAACGGAAAATGGGTTATGTACAGCTCAATAGGCCATATAGACGCAAAAAGAGGGCCGATGGACCACCTGGCAAAGACTTGCAGCATCCACCTGGGCGACCAGGCTGTCCTAAAAAAAGTTCCTGACTCATTTAATATTTATCAGTACATCCAAAACCTGGTAAGCAGGGCAAAACAGCAATAGCAAACAGCTGTGCCTATGCTATGTTCTCCCAAAAAATTTATATATTGTCAAGAAAGGAATTGAATTATGCCAGCTGACGACACCAAGAAGTATATCCTGATTGCACTGCTTTTGCTGTCTGTATACTTGTCATTCCTTGTCATAAAGCCGATTTTCTATGCGCTTCTCTGGGCGCTGGTGCTTGCCTACTTATTCACGCCGATCTACAGGATTGTTAACAAAAAAATCAGGAATGAAAGAGCATCTTCCCTGCTAATAACATCCGCAATTGTTATCCTGACTGTTGTCCTTGCAACGGCAATCGTGAGCACCTTGAGCAATGAGATACTCATAACCTACTCTTCTGTTAAGGAAAGCTTCGATCCCGCAAATCTGGAGGTCAGGTGCCAAAATCCAGACCTTGTTTGCAAAGTGGCTGATATCCTAAGCCACGAGCAGATAAACCCGACGCCATACATCAACCAGGCGTTTAGCAAGCTCATGGACAAGATCGTTGAGCAGACTTCCAACTTGGCATTTTCCATTCCAGGCAAAGTGGTTGAATTGTTTATAGTATTTTTTGTCATGTACTATCTTTTCATCAACGGCGAGTCTTTTTTGAAATCCATCGCCAGCATACTCCCGATGGACAAAAAGCACAAGGAGCAGATTGTCAACAGGGTTTCCGATGTTGTCGGGGGAGTTGTCTACGGCCACATTCTCACTGCATTGATTGTCGGCGTGGTGGGCACAATTGGATTCTCAATGTTCAACATGTCATCCCCGGTTTTATTGGGATTCCTTGTTGGCCTGGCCGCTTTTGTCCCTGGAATTTCAACCACGGTTATCTGGCTTCCGGTGGCAGTGTACCAATTTCTAAATGGCTTTTACAGCCACGATAAGATACTGATGGCCAAGGGTGTTGGCATATTGCTTTTTGGCATTTTTGCGCTGGCATATATTGACAACATTATCCGCGCGAAATTGATAGGGGACAGGGCAAGAGTCCATCCTGCAATTGTCCTTATTGGCGCATTTGGAGGGCTGCTTTCCTTTGGATTTATTGGAATCTTCATAGGCCCATTGATTATCACGGTTTTCATCACACTTGTGGAGATTTATGGCGAAAGCCAGGACTGGTAAAAGGAATAAGGCAATATGAAGCTAAAAATCAAGGACATGGATGTTGAAACAGGCGGCCCGCTGGTGGCAGTCATGCATGTCGATGATGCGAAGATGCTGGACTTCCATCACGGAGACAGGGTAAGGCTGACTTACAAGGACAGGAAAGCAGTATCAATCCTCAATCTTGCCGAAAGCAAGAGAAGCGTGCCAATTGGCAGCATCGGATGCTATGAGGAAGTCCTGAGAAAGCTTGGGGCAAAGGGTGGGCAAAAAGTGGGCATTGCCCTGGAAGAAAAGCCGGCAAGTGTGCAGTATATCAAGAAGAAATTGAATGGAGGCACCCTGACCTACAAGGAGTTTTATCAGATTGTCAGCGATATTTCCCAGAACAAGCTCAATGATATCGAATTGACTTATTTTGTGTCTGCATGCCACACAAATGTCATGACCTTGAGGGAAACCATAGACCTGACAAAAGCAATGATTGCGACAGGGGATGTGTTGAAGCTCAAGAAAAAGCCAGTCATTGACAAGCACTGTGTTGGAGGTGTTGCCGGCAACAGGACAACAATGATAATTGTCCCAATTCTGGCTGCAGCTGGCCTGACCGTGCCAAAAACATCATCCAGGTCGATTACCAGCCCTGCCGGGACTGCTGACACTGTGGAAGTGCTTACAAAAGTTTCCTTTAATGTTGATAGGATGAAAAAGATTGTAAACAAGATTGGCGCCTGCATGGTTTGGGGCGGCTCAATCAATCTTGCTCCGGCTGATGACAGGATAATCAGGGTTGAGCACCCGTTGAGCATTGACAGCCGAAGCCAGCTGCTGGCAAGCATAATCGCAAAAAAAGCCAGTGTTTCGGCCACTCATGTCCTGGTTGACATACCCGTCGGCAGGGGCGCAAAGATTGAGACAATGGATAAGGCAAGGGACTTGAAGCGCCAATTTGAAGTGATCGGAAGGAGCGTGGGCATCAGCATCAAAGTGATAATAACCGACGGCAGCCAGCCCATTGGAAACGGGCTCGGCCCTGCCCTGGAAGCGAGGGATGTGATGTGGATATTGAGGAATGATGAGAAAGGCCCCCGGGACCTTAGGAAAAAATCTGTAATGATGGCTGGACTGATTTTGGAAATGGCGGGCAAGGCAAGGAAAGGGCAAGGCAAGGAAAAAGCGCTGGATTTGCTCGAATCCGGAAAGGCCTATAAAAAAATGCAGGAAATCATTAGGGCGCAGGGCGGAAAAGTGAAAAGGCCTGAAGACCTTCCGATAGCCAAGTTTGCCCAGGATGTTTTTGCGGCCAAATCAGGCAGGATAACCCATATAGACAATACTTATATCAGCAAGATTGCAAGGGCAGCCGGGGCGCCCAGGGACAGCACCGCGGGTGTTTACCTATACCTTCACAAAAATGACCTTGTCAAAAAAGGCGAGATTTTGTTCACCATTTATTCCAACAGCAGGCAAAGGCTGGATTTCGCCAGGGAACAAACGAGATTAAATGTTGGATTTGAGATTAAATAATTTCCTGCATTCCGCGCCGCGACAATCCCATAGTTTTTTAAACTTGCGCCGCCTTTTCAGAGTTATGGATAAAATAATAATTCTTGACATGGGAGGTCAATATGCCCACCTGCTTGCGCGCAGGGTCAGGCAGCTTGGTGTTTACTCAGAGATTTTGCCAAGCGACACACCTGTTTCAATCCTTAAAAAGGCAAAAGGCATCATCATTTCAGGCGGCCCGGATTCAGTTTATGAAAAAGGCTCGCCGCAATGCGACCCCAGACTTTTCACCCTGAAAATTCCCATCCTTGGGTTGTGTTACGGGCACCAGATAATGGCTCATTATATGGGTGGTAAGGTCTTGCCCGGAAAAACAAAGGAATACGGCCTGGCCTCGCTTGACGTCAGGAAAAAAGCCGGATTGTTTGCCGGCCTTTCCGCGCAGGAAACCATCTGGATGAGCCATGGTGACTCTGTTGCAAATGCTCCGCCGGGTTTTTCGGTGACAGGCTCTACATCTGACTGCCCAATCGCTGCAATGGCTGACAGTTCCAGGAACTATTACGGCGTGCAATTCCATCCGGAAGTGACGCACACAAGGCACGGCATGAAAATACTTTCAAACTTTGTAGTAAATATTTGCAAAGCCAGGAAATCATGGAGCATGAAAAATTTTATCGAAAATAAGGTTAAAGAGATACAAAAAGAGGTTGGCAACCGCAACGTTCTCCTGCTCATAAGCGGAGGGGTGGACTCCACTGTATGCTTCGCGCTGCTCAACAAAGCTTTGGGCACAAAGCGTGTCTATGGCCTGCACATTGACAATGGCTTTGTCAGGACAGACGAAAGCAAGAATGTTGAAAAGGCATTCAGGAAGCTTGGCTGGAACAATTTCCATGCCGTTGATTCTTCAAAGGATTTCCTGAATGCTGTCAAAGGTGTCGCAGACCCGGAAAAGAAGAGAAAAATAATCGGCGAGACATTTATCAGGGTGCAGCAGCAGGAAGTTGCAAAGCTGAAGCTTGACACTAAAAAGTGGATGCTTGGCCAGGGCACAATTTATCCTGACACTATTGAAACAAAAGGGACAAGGCATGCTGACCTCATTAAAACCCATCACAACAGGGTCGACCTTGTCCAGGACATGATAAAAAAAGGGCTGGTAACAGAGCCAATCAAGGAATTATACAAAGATGAGGTGAGGGAATTGGGAGAACGGCTCGGCCTTCCAAAGCACCTTGTCTGGCGCCACCCATTCCCCGGGCCCGGCCTTGCTGTGCGATGCCTTTGCGTCGGCAGGCCTGAATTGCTTGAAAATGAAGATGACATAGACCGCAGGGCGGGGCTGATCTGCGCAAAATACGGTGCAACAGCAAAAGTAATGCCGGTCAAGAGCGTCGGTGTACAGGGCGATGCGAGGACATACAGGCATCCGTTGATCGTGAGCAAAATAAATGATTATCGGCAACTCGAAAAAATGTCAACAGAATTGACAAACAAAATCAAGGAGATAAATCGGGTTATTTTGTCAGTTGGCGCCAAAGGCAGCCTGAATAATGCAAGTGTTTTGCAGAATTCCTTCCTGACAAAGGAAAGGCTGGACTTGTTGAGAAAAGCTGATGATGTTGTTAACAGCCATCTTGACAGGAAGATGTACACAAGAATCTGGCAATTCCCGGTGGTTCTGGCGCCCCTTTCATTTTCCGGCGGGGAAAGCATAATATTGAGGCCTGTTGAATCGAAAGAGGCAATGACGGCCAACTGGGCGCATTTGCCTGAGGATGTCTTGAAAAGCATAAGCAAAGAACTCCTGGCAATCAAAGGGATTGATGCAGTTTTCTACGATGTCACGAACAAGCCGCCAGGGACAATTGAGTGGGAATGAAAATCTGGTACTTTGAACTCATCCTGGTTGTTGCAACGTTAATGCCCATGTCTATCACCTCGGTAAGATTTATCTTACTATACATTTTAACCTTTCTGTTTTTATCAATTTCTCTGTTCTGAACTGTCTCTTTATTAGAAATATAACAGAAAAGATTGTTTTTTAACTAATTTGGCAGCCTCGGGAGAGAGGTGGAAACAATCTAAGAAAGCTATATAAAGCAACTTTGATGCATCCTATTATATGAACTATAAACACATTGTTACAGAGAAGCTCAAAAAGTATAAGAAAGAGGATATTATCATAACAGAACATGCCTACGAACAGGCTATCTTTAGGAGTATCAACATTGATGAAATAAAGGAAAATATTATAAACCCTAAAAGATTGTTCTATGCTATAAAGCAGACAGCGCAAAAAGAGGGAGAAGAAAAATACGACTGCTACTTTGGTTATAGCAAAACGCAGTGCCACAGATATGCAATTGTCATCAATGGCAAATGCATTGTATGCACAGCCATTAAAATAAACAGGAGGTGGCAGCATATAGCTGAGAAAAATGCCAAATTTTAACTTTAGTTATGACAAAGAGAATGATGACTTGTTCTTATTCAAGCCTAAAGCAAGTTCCAAGGGAAGCATTGAATTAGGCAACATAATACTGGACTTTAACACTAAAAAAGAGTTTGTTGGCATGCAGGTTATGGATGCTTCGAAATTCCTTTGTGATTTGGTAAAAGGGAGTGCTAGTGAAATAAGGAATATTCTAAATAACTTGACAAGTTGTAAGATTGATACTAAGGTAAGGGGAAACTTATTGATAATTCAATTTTTGCTTATAGCCAATAAAAAAGAAATTGCACCGATAATTACAATGCCGCATATAATAGAAAGCAGTCCTGCATTAGCATATGCCTGATAATTCTGCACTTCCTTCACCATTTACCTCATCCAGAACATCTTGAAACTAAACAGTCTTCTTTGTTCTGAACTGCTGCTGTAAGAGAAATATAACAGAATTAACTTAGTTTAACTAATTTGGCAGCCTCGATAAAGTGGAGGCACTAATGATTACAACATTAAGAGAATTGGTACTATTGAACGGTTGCCTTTTTCCCTGACTATCTCCTTGATTTTGTCATATCTGTCCATATTAAGATAATACTTCCAGCCATGCTCTTTCTTCTTTTTATGGCAGATTTTTTGTTTTACTAATGCCTCAAGAACAGTTTC
This genomic stretch from Candidatus Woesearchaeota archaeon harbors:
- a CDS encoding calcium-translocating P-type ATPase, SERCA-type, which translates into the protein MYYRRKAEEAFTELGSGASGLASQEAKARIQKFGYNALDEEKKLSPWKIFLSQFTSFIVWILFGATIVSVIVEEYIDAGVILVIILLNGILGFIQEFKAEKSLEALKKLASLKAKVLRDGKEVSVDAKELVPGDVIILREGDKVPADARVFFVERLESQEASLTGESTNVHKVTDAIDKDCEIADQHNMVFSGTVIVRGTGKAVVVATGMHTQIGKIAKLLEESQEELTPLQVKLKNLGKWLGIATIAITIIVFITGILRGKDFAEMLLTSISLAVAAIPEGLPAVVTISLALGVQRMIKRHSLIRKLPSVETLGSTMVICTDKTGTLTHNQMTVRKLFVNGKVVDVSGEGYSAKGQFSQNPRDFELLLRIGAVCNDATLNGEEVMGDPTEGALIISAAKAGLKHEALLASMPRIEAIPFDSGRKMMSTVNMAGRKRFMFVKGAPDIMADICDRIIIDGKIKRFDSRAKKQVLAENEEFAKNALRVLGFAYKELPGKAKITEKDENRLIFVGLQAMIDPPREEVKEAIARCKTAGIRVVMITGDHKTTAQAIAAELGIIGKSVEGKELDRIDLDSAVEQISIYARVNPEHKMRIVEAWKRRGFIVAVGGDGVNDAPALKKADIGVAMGITGTDVAKEASDMILTDDNFASIVNAVEEGRGIYDNIKKFVNFLLACNIGEVLIIFIAGFLFDSLPLAAIQLLWLNLITDGLPALALGVDPAARNIMLRKPRHKSEEILSRNVLVNIAGTSIIIAAVVLFLYWLNLDLGVDEARTVAFTATVVVEMAIVLMIRSVYDTKFFSNKFVWFAIASSIALQVLVVYYRPLNSIFKTVPLNFIEWVEIVFVSLIAFGFGLVVSRTIRKMTHEEF
- a CDS encoding cation:proton antiporter — translated: MQLLISDIAVIIIAAALFGFLFRLFRQPIIIAYIVAGFIIGPFGLNYIGNENTILAISELGITFLLFLVGIELNINHIREVGKVVLFGGMMQVALTAFFGGILSFFIGFSPIESFYLGLVLAFSSTLVVIKHLSDNKEISTIHGRIMIGILVLQDIVAIMIVTMLPSLTDLSFGSVGKSVLSGLSLLVLAYVTNRIMLRKIFDFAAKTPELLFLASLAVCFIFSYLATIMGLSASIGAFLAGVIIANLPYSTNIVGKIKPLTTFFSALFFVGLGMQIVPGSIPNIIFPLAILVGMALFLKPLLMFPIVYYFGYDRKTAFLISATMAQVSEFSLIVVAQGVILAHLTPDILSLVIFLTAITMGLSSYLSNNGLDLFHKYSHNLDFIDRIFQRRKSFAQESMDAVQEAQVIINGYENMSGSILESFMNKGKKVLIVDNDPQIIRQLRDLKVNCMYGDLAQSDVLENIDLSKVEVVMSTVPAYADSLIIVQKFRQVGRKSVLIMTANKVSESFALYNAGADYVVIPHIEGEKQMAYLLEDFNTDVSKVLSKKLEHIAQLKKRQILKEQFNGGHENFMQDIDAMVKNIADIIIESRNKLKRPEHGKVNASVAAKKKALHMTKAAMDAQQPLQNEDAVAGKEKEKAGAEV
- a CDS encoding AI-2E family transporter; this encodes MPADDTKKYILIALLLLSVYLSFLVIKPIFYALLWALVLAYLFTPIYRIVNKKIRNERASSLLITSAIVILTVVLATAIVSTLSNEILITYSSVKESFDPANLEVRCQNPDLVCKVADILSHEQINPTPYINQAFSKLMDKIVEQTSNLAFSIPGKVVELFIVFFVMYYLFINGESFLKSIASILPMDKKHKEQIVNRVSDVVGGVVYGHILTALIVGVVGTIGFSMFNMSSPVLLGFLVGLAAFVPGISTTVIWLPVAVYQFLNGFYSHDKILMAKGVGILLFGIFALAYIDNIIRAKLIGDRARVHPAIVLIGAFGGLLSFGFIGIFIGPLIITVFITLVEIYGESQDW
- a CDS encoding AMP phosphorylase, with product MKLKIKDMDVETGGPLVAVMHVDDAKMLDFHHGDRVRLTYKDRKAVSILNLAESKRSVPIGSIGCYEEVLRKLGAKGGQKVGIALEEKPASVQYIKKKLNGGTLTYKEFYQIVSDISQNKLNDIELTYFVSACHTNVMTLRETIDLTKAMIATGDVLKLKKKPVIDKHCVGGVAGNRTTMIIVPILAAAGLTVPKTSSRSITSPAGTADTVEVLTKVSFNVDRMKKIVNKIGACMVWGGSINLAPADDRIIRVEHPLSIDSRSQLLASIIAKKASVSATHVLVDIPVGRGAKIETMDKARDLKRQFEVIGRSVGISIKVIITDGSQPIGNGLGPALEARDVMWILRNDEKGPRDLRKKSVMMAGLILEMAGKARKGQGKEKALDLLESGKAYKKMQEIIRAQGGKVKRPEDLPIAKFAQDVFAAKSGRITHIDNTYISKIARAAGAPRDSTAGVYLYLHKNDLVKKGEILFTIYSNSRQRLDFAREQTRLNVGFEIK
- the guaA gene encoding glutamine-hydrolyzing GMP synthase, with the translated sequence MDKIIILDMGGQYAHLLARRVRQLGVYSEILPSDTPVSILKKAKGIIISGGPDSVYEKGSPQCDPRLFTLKIPILGLCYGHQIMAHYMGGKVLPGKTKEYGLASLDVRKKAGLFAGLSAQETIWMSHGDSVANAPPGFSVTGSTSDCPIAAMADSSRNYYGVQFHPEVTHTRHGMKILSNFVVNICKARKSWSMKNFIENKVKEIQKEVGNRNVLLLISGGVDSTVCFALLNKALGTKRVYGLHIDNGFVRTDESKNVEKAFRKLGWNNFHAVDSSKDFLNAVKGVADPEKKRKIIGETFIRVQQQEVAKLKLDTKKWMLGQGTIYPDTIETKGTRHADLIKTHHNRVDLVQDMIKKGLVTEPIKELYKDEVRELGERLGLPKHLVWRHPFPGPGLAVRCLCVGRPELLENEDDIDRRAGLICAKYGATAKVMPVKSVGVQGDARTYRHPLIVSKINDYRQLEKMSTELTNKIKEINRVILSVGAKGSLNNASVLQNSFLTKERLDLLRKADDVVNSHLDRKMYTRIWQFPVVLAPLSFSGGESIILRPVESKEAMTANWAHLPEDVLKSISKELLAIKGIDAVFYDVTNKPPGTIEWE
- a CDS encoding DUF2283 domain-containing protein, translating into MPNFNFSYDKENDDLFLFKPKASSKGSIELGNIILDFNTKKEFVGMQVMDASKFLCDLVKGSASEIRNILNNLTSCKIDTKVRGNLLIIQFLLIANKKEIAPIITMPHIIESSPALAYA